The following DNA comes from Hordeum vulgare subsp. vulgare chromosome 3H, MorexV3_pseudomolecules_assembly, whole genome shotgun sequence.
TGTTGCTGTAAAAAATTGATTTAAACCGGAAAGTTAAATTACTGGCGTCGCATTAACATGCAATGCCAGTACTGTGCTGGCGTTGTCTCCTCGGAACGTCATAAACATGTCAAATACTGTTGGCGTCGTGTCCAACGTCGGCACTATTTTTTAACAGTGACGCGATATTGGTGACATTGGATGCCTACGCCAGCAAGGCCGTTTTTGCCGCGCCATAGTTAGGCTTTTCCTACACTAGTGTATCTTTGTAAACAATAAGAATTTTATAAAGATGGGATGTGTGCTTCACCTGTTGTACATTCCAGATTTGGTTGGTGCACATTTTAAAACTACTTGAAAATTATGCTCAAAATCTATTAAATAATataaataaaaactaaaatgGTTTCATATATTTTTCATGGTGCAAAACACATATATCCATAATAGAGCCTAGAAACTTAAATCTAGATATTTGTTAGATACTATATAATGCCCAAATGGAACCTCACACATACATAAGCACTATGATTATTAATTCTGAGGTCCCCATATTAATTTTACTTTTCTTGGGTGCTGGGTACTATTTGAATGAAATGTTTATAAGAGTCAAAACAACAAATGTGAAATAATGAAAAAAGTTAAGTTACAACATACTATGGAAATGTACTAAAAGTATATTTCCACCAATAAGTACTAGCATCATAAGATATATAGAATTGTATCATAATATTTgacaaaataatatgttttcatttttttctaaatTTAATGGAAACTACTCGCTCCACATCAAAATAATTAtactaaagttgagacacttattttggaatgaTGGTGGTATAATGAAATAAAAAAGTTCAATCTAAATAAGCAATAATGGTTACCTTTACCGAATATAATTATAAAACTTATGTACTACCACTAAAAAAGGAAGAAAGGGGATCTAATTTTAAATCTAGACCCTTTAATCACTTAATTAATGGTTTAAATGCTTTGTTAACGAAACTAACTAAATCTTCGTTAACGCTAATCGCACCTCACACGTCCTCTCACCCGCTCACACGTCCTCTCGCCCGCACACCTCCCTGCACACAATCCTTCCTAACTGGGGACTTCATACGCACCCTCACGGTCGCCGCCCCCTCGCCCTGCCTGCGCCGATCGCCGCCCGCTCATCCCTCGTCGCACCGCGCCGGTCACCACCCCCTCGCCTCGCACGCACGCCGCGGTCCTGCCTCCACGCGCGTGCCCCCGCTCCCTGATGGCGGCGTCCACCTCGACGGCCGCCGCACTCCTGCCTCAGCGCGCCTACCCCCGCTCCCCGATGGCGGCGGCGTCCTCGACGGCCGCTGCGGCCCCCTTCCCCACGACCGATGAGACGGTCCACTCCCGCTGCCGGTCGCAGGCGTACAAGGCGACCGTCCATGCGGTGTGCCACGAGGGCGTCTAATCCATCACCCGCCTCAAGATCACCGAGAGGACCCCCAGACGCCGCTTCTCGGTTGGCGAGCCCGACACGCTGGAGGCCGCCGATGGCGCGCAGTAGGCCGGGAAGGTTGCCGATCCTCGGCGGCGAGGATTGCGCTCTTTTGGCCGACTCGATGTATACGTGGGTCTTCGTTCGCCTCCCCGTAGGTTCGaacccccctccccctctctttccCCGAATCATGGTCTATGGTGTCTCCAGTTGTGTTCTTGTGAAGCACTACACTGTAATTTGTAGAATAAACTGAGTTAGGGTTGGGTTCGATTTCAGTTGATATCCGAGTTCAGAATACATCGATTCAAGCGCATTTTGCGGGCATTTTACCCAAGATAGTCCAGATCCTTTTAAATCGACACAAAGCATCTGCGTGGTAACATTATATACTGTATTGCATTTTAGGGAGAGCATGAGTTAACATTGGGCAAGCTTGTGAATGCAAGCGATATGTTAGTGATCCGGCCAAAGATAGCAGGGACATACCTATTAAAGCAGAATCTGCCAAAGAAAGTCACACCAGCTCTTTGAACAACTGTTTACACGCATTTCTATTGACATCCAGACAAGATATAATTTAAGCATTTGTACATATGATCTGGTGTAAGAGTAAGAATATCTCCAGCCAGACTAGGAATTCTGAAACACTCCACCTTGAATTTGCACTGCACTCTTTGTTTCTGTCTTTGCCTGTAACAGACTGTTCATCAAAATTTTGTCATCAGAATGAATGTCTTTGCCATGTTTTATGCCAATCAATCAGGCAACCATACTTACATTAGATCCCTTCGCTATCTTGCTTTTATGCCTCCGTTATATGGCGGATAAGTAGAAAACCTTCAGTATCCTCATTTAAATAGTTCTTTCCTTGAGGCGGCAATACAAATCTTACCATGATTTACAAGTGGCACAGACTTCCGAAGGATTAACAACTTGTTTTTTTAGTAAAACCTTCAGGCAacattgcttttttgctttccacCATACCTTGCGCTCCCATTATATTTTTTATCATGTAGCTCGTGAAGTGCTTGTTTTATTGATTGTTTGCCGTTGAAAGTGTCAATTCTTGCAATATCAGTCATTTAGTAGTTTTGTGTCCCCTATGTTTACAAGATTTCCAAAGGTGCTGTTTTAAGGTTTATACTTTGTTCAAGCAATATGAACATACTTATAGAGGTTTAATGTGAAACAAAAATGCTTACGTAAGTTACAAATTTTCTAATGCAGCAGTGGATATGGCTTAGTTTATATGTGGTTGTTACCGAACTTTGCTGATGTACACCCGTAATGCAGCCATTGTAAGATGCTCATGTTCCAATACAGTGAATCTTGTCAGACCAGGTAATGCTAATTCTGCTTcatattctggtatttcttcttaAGAGCTTTCCATATTTATTCTGTTGATACATAAGCATTTTAATTTGTCACAGGAATGTGGAATTTTGCTAATATATTATTGGTAAATATGTATGTCATCCTGGAACTTTAGATGTGGTCAACTATCTTCCTAATTTCACAAATACTGATGCAAGACCTTAGTGGCATGTGATATGGTTTAGAATAATAGCAGTCTCACATGGAGAAGCGTGTTATGGCCAGTTCGATTTTATATTGTTAGATGGTAGCAGCAATGGAAGGATCCAAAGATGTTCATTTACATTCGCAGCTGCTGGCCACACACGCGCGCgagcgcgcgcgcacacacacacacacacacatacatgcatatatatatatatataggatcgcgctattcgtcaccctgggtgaggaatagttattcttcacaccCTCTATTTTCATATTAatacaccgtaattttacgtttcttaaattttaatcttatctcatacgtaaaaagagaccgtaaaaaaatacatagtcaccgtaaaaaatatttatgtcacgtaaaattacaaacataaaaacatagtgtaaattatacataaaatgcgatttttctggtcttatgatctatatttttgttttattattgCAAATTTCTGTAgttaatcaatataaatgtatctatttgcatttcaaatttaTTATTGCAGAATAAATTATTCCTGACTCTAGGTAATTTTAcgaccatttcataaataaatatatattgtAGTCTTGATATACAGGTTTGATCAATTTTCATCTTCAAGTTATTGGACCCTAAATACTTTTGTTCTCACATGTCCTTTGCTCCCAGGAAATCTGGTTTAAACTATATTGCAGTTTTATAGAAGGAAGTTGAAGACAACATTGAAAGAGACCAGCCAAGTTCTTCTTCCGGGTATGAAGATAAAATCTGACTAGAAATTTCTTGGCTTGCCGTTGCTTTTTTATTCCTTGTGTTCTTATTGTATTGGATAACATGATTGACATCTATGTCAGAAAGTGCATACTCTCCAGCAACTGATAGATTTTTCTTTATTTGTTCACATGAAGATATATGTTAACTTATTGCTATCATACAATGCAATAGCAATGGGCAATGATTGCAAAGTTTATATATATTATGCATGTGTATTGTAATTTTGTTGATTAGTATGTTTTCTTTTCCTGTATTTCCAATATGTTGCGTCCAAATTTGAATGTGACACATTTGTCGAAATTGTATAAGATGGCGCCAATTAATCTTAGATGTCAACGAACATTTGCAAACTTCACAAAAAAAGAGTGGAGCCTACATAAGTTTAACATGCTTTCTCGTatttcaaagaaaatgaaaaacaaaaTATTAACTAATCTAATCTATTTGTCGCGCATTCGTAGACTTTGACGACCTCAACTTTTCGAATACATTCAGAACATGTATCATCTGCGTAAAGGTAGATGTCAAATTTCTTGTTAATCCGAGGGACGATAGCCTTCACTTCATTTTGATGGACAACATGCTTAAGTGGGTTCTACATTTTAAGTTTAATGTGAGAAATGTTGCCAAATTTTCAATATGCACTTATTATTGTAACTCAACGTGAATTGAGTTCTTCATATTTCTTCGTGCTTGCTACTGAGTATTATTTGTTAAGACCACTGTAAGTAGAAAGAATCAAAACAAAGGAATGTAAGGTGAAACTTACTGTATTTGTTCTTGAAAAACTACCATTGTTTCCAGAACACACATAACCTGTAGCTTTTTAGTTGAAACATCCATTCTTAATCTCAGTTTCTCGCATGCAGTAGTACATGCAAATAGATTCCTAGCCATAGCCAAAAACTATGTTGTGAAGCCCATTAAAATTTGAGAAAATGGGTTAACGATGTGGTTCAAGCAACCTTCTCTCTCCATATGAAGGTTATCCATGTCCAAACAAGCTTAAATGAGAGGTGAAGACACCCAGGTCCTAGGGTTACCAAAAGTTCACATTTATGTGGCATTCTCATGTGATAATGGTCGTGCGACCATGGGGTCAATTGCAAGATGTACTGGATGTGAGTTCATTATAGCAACTTCTCAGATGTATGTAAATATTCCAAACTATTTGGTTGCTGAAACACTTGCTTTCTAGGATGTGATACACATGACCTGTCAAGGAGGAAGAATAGCCTAATGTTACCTTTCAATATGATTGTCAgatattggtggagatgtggaactAAACAAAACAGAATATATTGGATATTATGGGCCCCGTGTGTGAAATTGAGGAGCCGAGCCAAGCCTTTTTTCTTTCTTACAGTGTCTTTTATTTTTAAAGGCTAATTTATGTGTGCAAAGCTGCCTGCGTAAGTTAGTGACCGGAGGTTGTGGAATAATACTGCTCCGGATCAACTTGCTTTTTCATGCAAACTCATAGTAATCATGAGAAGAGAGCTGAGCTCATTTGATTATGAAAAAAACCTCTTTGATCTTTTGGTCTTAAGATTGTACTTCAAAATAGTGGTTCAATGCCATTGATATTTTTAAGTGAGATATCTGTTTTTCACTTTAGCACTCATTCAGTGTGTTATGAGTATTTGCAACATGTGATAGAATTTCAAGATTTTCACAATACATTATCAATGCCTATGTTGTTTGCAGCTTCACATATGCATTTGGTGGGCAACCTCATCTAAGAAGTATGTGTTGATCACTTGACCTACCATCCCTTGTTCTTTTCCTCTGTTTTTAGTTATGAATTGCTTACACCATAATATTCAAGACCGATGCGTCTCCATGtagcgtcccataatataagacatttttgcaagagatttttTATTGCACATATATGTTAATCTCATTAGGTCAACGTTTGAGACGTGCGTTGCATGTGCAAGCTTACTAGTTAAAAGAAAGTTACAAAATTgtttcttcaaaaatattttaaaatatactaattaaatgtgttcctTTTTCAAAAAACAAACTATATTTCAAATATGACCAAAGGAGAAAAATGCATTGTTTTGCATTTCGGTTGAAGCATATAACTCAAGAGAATTTATTATATGATTAAAGAATACAAATAAACAATCAGGTTTGTCCAAACAATCTGAATTGTAATATCATTTATCTTCAAGTTAAACAACTAAGATTTAATGAATTTAACAGTTATGCATAACAATAATTGTTATGAACAATCAATTATGTCACGTACCAAACCAACTTTTTTTAATTTGTAACACACTaacacatggaaaaaacaaatatatatatatatatatatatatatataaatagccAACAGGAGTCCATGTGACACACTACCCCAAAACTATCCATACTGCAAATAACACGAATGAGTTCGGGCAACAATATATAGATGATGACAATAAATTTTCAAAATGACAATTAATTTtccaaatgtttgtgaatttagaaaaacaagaaaataataaaaaaatgaatcCCGATAATTAAACTTtagtgaatttaaaaaatgttcatgaatccgAATAAACTTTTTTGAATTTGAAATAAATGTTCAACAATTATgaaacaaaaattaaaattaaatttATTTTACAAAAAATCACTTAattggtaaatttaataaattcaTATAATGTTCATAATTCGAAACAATGTTCTTCACACTAAAAAGTTCATGAATATGTAAATGTTTGTAAAATTTAAAAACATCATTAATTTAAATTAATGTCCACAAATATGAAAATGCTGAATAAATATAGAAAAGAAATCAAGTAAcgactatattttttttgttaattTCTAAAAATCTCAAAAATTGAAATAATGTTCGGGTAACTTTAAAAAGCTCAAGAAATTTCGAATAAAACTTTAATACAACAAAATACGTGAaaacgaaaaaacaggaattaaCCTGGCCTAGGAGCGTCCAGAACCTTCCTAAAACGGTTGCCTGGTAAGGGACCTCCTATGCGCCGCTTGTGGCGGCCAACTGTGAGCGGAAGCACAGGGGGTCGCCCGACTAGGTCGGCCCAGTTTACtaattcttttcttttctttgttcttttccttctctgcttattttcttttttattcgttcttcctttctttttcctttttatttccgAATTTGAAGCAAAAAAGAATTTTAGGATTTGAAGAATAcgttttgaaaatccagaacatttttttaaaccgTAAATATATTTGGAATTGTGAAAACAAATTGAAACATGAACtaatttaaaattcatgaacaaaattataaaGACATGAATAATTTTTGGAATCtgcgaacaaattttgaaaccacgaatatttttcaaattgtgaaaaaaattgaaacatgaTTTTGTTcctaattgtgaacaaattttgaaaccataaacattttttgaattgtaaAGAAATATGAAACATGAATAAACTTCAAATGCGTGAACAAAAATATAAAATTGTGATCATATTTCGAATctgcaaacaaattttgaaaccgcgaTTTTTttcgaaattttgaagaaatttggaaacattattttttttaaattcgtGAACATAATTAtaaatttgtgaacattttatgttaaaccatgattttttttcaaattgtgaacagattttgaaacatgaacaaatttcaaatttatgaagaaaattacaaaactgcAATTTTTTGAatctgtgaacaaattttgaaaaccaCGACCATATTTcaaattgtgaacaaaatttgaaacatgAATTTTGTcgatttgtgaacaaattttgaaacggtGAACATTTTTCACATTGTGCACAAATTTTATAACCGTcaactttttttgaattttgcacAAATGTTAAATTAataataaaattatatagaaacaaaagaaaaaaccgaaaaaggaaaaatgagagaaaataaaaaaaggaaaaaaagagaacaAGGAAAGAAACGATTcagggaaccttctagaagtttcccaTAACCAGAAAAACCCGGCTGAAACCTCTAGAAGGTTGCCAAAACCGGGGGCATTAAAACATTAAACGGGCCAGCTCACCCCGAACGATCGCTTGCGTATCTCTGTGCGAAGCCCCGACATTAGGACGCTACGAGCGTCCAATAGTGTTTTCCGCCTGGTAATGCATAGAGGTCGCTTGACGGGCTAGCCCGCTAGTGAGCGTTGGATACTACATTTGAATTAGTGACGTCCGTAAAAGTGTTACTAGTGACGTGTGGAAGCTGAGCTAGTTCATGGATGATTCATGAAAACATCATCTGAATGCTATTGTTCAAATAATCCAATACCTCAAGGGTTTGTTCTGGTCGAGGAATATTATACACATTCATGACCATGTAAAAGTAAGTGCTACATTGACGCAAATAGGGTCGGTTCCTTTGGATGACAAAAGATCAACATTGGCTATTGCACATTTGTTGGAGGTGACCTTTTTACATGGCGTAGGAAGAAGCTAAATGTCCTACCACGCTCAAGAAATGAAAGCGGAATTCATGTCCCTGACACATGGTGATGGTGTCTGTGAAGTGGTATGGCTATGGATCAGTTGATGAAGATTTGTTCCAATTGaaaccgttgatgttgtattgtgATAACAAGGTGGCACTTGATATTGCTAACAATCCCAAACAAATCATATTGAGATAGATCGCCACTTCATTCAAAAGAAGTCGGATCTGGGAATTATTTGTATGCCGTGTGTAATTCATTAAATCAATTAACACATATCCACAAAAAGGGTTTGGTCGAATAGATTGTTTTCTACCTTCTGTAGCAAGATGAGGTTGTACGATGCATTTACCCCATCTTGAGGGGGGCGGGGGTGAGTTATTTAACTAGTAAATATGTAATATGTAAACCAATAGTACAAGAAGAGGGGCTGGTCACCTACAATAGAAGGCCCTAGAATTTCCCCATGTTTACTTCTCCAGTTTACAACATATTCGTGTTCAAAAAGCTTTTCAATGGTACTAAAACTTTTCAACAGGTTCATATTTTATTAGGAAAAAATTATGGTTCAATTTTGATTAAAATATGAGGAGGACTAATAAACCCGGACCGAGGAGTAGCTATTAGTAGAAATAATATGTTTATTTTTTGAGAGAAAATAATATGTTTAATAAATGGTAAATGGCCACTAGGGGTGCAAATAGATTGGATGCAGATCGGATAGTGCTCTTACCACTTTTGCTTTCATACTTTCAAAATTAACAATATGAATGGGAATAGAAATGTTATTGGATAGGAATGTGGATCGAATGTTACTCGAATACATTATACATAATGATGTTTACTTGACTCGGGACAGATATGAATAATAGTGTTATATTAGTTAAAGAACATAAGTCAATAGCTATGTGACACAAAATAATCAACTTGCAACATATAATATTTCAGATAGGAATAGGCATTTTCTCGAATTCGAACATCGGATATTTCGGATTACTTTGCCACTTTCCACCCTTACCTACTCTCATCGGCAGGATCTGTCGCCTAAGGGCTCCATTCTCTTGAATTCAAAATACACCTGTGTCAACTAGGTTGGCAGCCAAGGAAGTCAAGGCATGCGCACATGACAGTGAGCCTGGGTTCTCAGTCACTGGAACCTTCGTTGCTGCCACGTTTCGCGCGAGCAGGGCATCTGTGTGCATTTTTCAGAACTTGTCATCAGAATCAACCATTTTCTGAGTGAATTCATTTACAAAAGGGCAAGAAAAATGAAGATGAACCGCCAACCCTGGCATGTGGCATCAAGGAACCTTTGTTGCAATGCATGTCCATGGAGGCAGGTAAGATGCGTCGACGTGCAGCCCATCAGCTGTGCATGCATGAGTTCAGGACCATCTTCAGAATTATTAATCCATCAGCTGGTGTTCATTGCATCCTCGATGACCATTTCTTTCTGCCACACAGTCCACTCAATTGTCGCTCTGCTAAGGAGAAATAGTCGCTCTAATCTTGGGCCTTTTTTCTCTACATACAAACAAGTGGTAGTTAGTCTCACAATGTACATAGGTAGATGATCAACCCTGCAGATCGATGCTGCTCAACTTACAATGTCATCGCCTCCTGCTGTCAAGAGTAAACAAAAAACATCATCACAATCACATGGCTGTAATAAGCTAGCTAGCACTACTAATTACCAAACGCGTGTGTCCGTCTTAACTTGGGAGTAGTAGCATACATAATTTTCTTACCCATTAGTTTACACGTCCTTTGATGGAGCTTGCCTAGGTCAAAGATATCAGCTGTCCTGCATGGTGGAGCACTACCCGTTGCTGCTGCTCCATGAATACATTACTCATATGGTGGTGATCTACGCCTGGAGATCTGGGAAACACGCAAGAATCTCATTAAatgccatcttgcatcatgttGACTTTGCAAATCTGGACGGCGAAATTACATCACCGTGGAACTGTCGGTTTTACACTCCTGATCGGCTGTCATCTCTGTTTCTCGCGACCATCGGATGCGCGATAGACGGGCCGAAGCTTGTGCGGCCTCTCCATGTGTAGGTAGTCGGCCAGCgtcactccttcttcttccctgcaGTCAGTCAATTCTCCCCTGTAATTAGTCGGTAATCAGTGTAAGTCAATGGACATCTTCTTAGTAATTGATGATCCCATGGCTCAAAGCATATAATAGTATGGTAACTAGTACTTCAGTGTCATGTCCATTACATATTAGTGCATAGCCCGGATCACAAATCTGCCTCCAAAGTCTTACCATCCCCAAACCCCAGGCAAAGGCCAAGGAAAACAAGCTGTACCTGGGGTGCTTCCATAGATCCCCTCCACATCGCTGAAGCAAAGCAAAGAGCACGCGGTCCAGCCATGGAATCGAGCGGTCTGAGGAAGAGAGTAGCCGATATGATGGATGGGAGCAAGTACAAGCCAAAAGGCTATGGGATGGCCAGCGCCGGCCAGAGGCTCCCATgtgcgctgctgctgctgctggtcctCGCAGCCGGAGCATTGAGCGTCGTCGTCATGCACAAGGTTAGGGAGCAGCGCGCTTTTGCTGTGGTTCTCAAGGAACGTGATGTGCAGGCCGTCTCCCTACggatcctcctccaggtatggccATGGCTCATGTCTTCTGTTTTCTGCTTCTTCCTTTTCCCCATTTTAGAGCACACTTCACACAGACAAGCTGGTGCAAGATCAACCATTCTGCATCATGTAAGAATGAATCTGTATCTTTTAAAAGAGTCAAATTGTACTGATTTTAGACCAGTTAAGGAGTTGGGAAGCTTATCTGTGTCGACCTCTGCTAAAATAAGCTGctgcctcccttttttttctcgtcGAATATGGATGCACCTCTCGAGATGCAAATTCTTGCTCATGGTTTCCAATTTATGTACAACTTCTCCATCAGTAATAAGTAATAAGCGGGTGTATGAAATAAGAATAGTGTTCTAAACATCAGCTGATTTACAGCAGAAATTTGGTACGGTAAAGCTATACATATTTTTCGACACATTTCGACATGTGCTTTGGTTGTCATCTTTTTTTAGTTAATACGCACTAAGAATCTTATTCATGTACCAGATGTATATATAAGCATGGTTTCTAAATTCAAGGAGATATAACTAACCAAACATTGTACCATTAATTCTAACGAAATATACATTCTTACCAGAAAGAgaaggcatacggcaaagagacGAAGAGGAAGGCGGAAGAAATGAAGGCCACAATGTCTTCCCTGAGAACACAGAAGACAGACCTGAAAACAAAGCTCAAGGCACTGGAAGCCACAACCACAATCCTCAAGAACACGCAAAAAGAACTCGAAGCATCTCTCAAGGAGAGAGAAAGCCGCATCAGCCAAATGGAAGGGAAAGCCGCAAATCTTCACAGCACCCGGAAAGCACTAGAAACATCTCTCAAGGAACGAGAGAACCGCATCAAGCAAATGCAAGATAAAGTCACCAGTCTGGAGAAAACTATGAAAGAACAGGAGCTGTCTCTAAAGGCGAGGGACAGCCGCATCAGGCAACTGGAAGAGAAAGCCACCGCAGAACCGCATCCTGACCAGATGGCAGCTCTCATGGAAATCCTGCAGCGGAAGGAAGCCGAGCTCGAGGAGATCAAGACCAGGTTCCAGGACAACAGGACTACAGACAGAAAGGTCGTAAGTAGAAAGAGCACTCTGGCACGAACGAACCCAACAACACCTGCCGTTGTAGTAGCAGAAAAGGTTACAAACTCCAGCAGGAATAGTACTATACGTGCTGGATCAGAAGAGAAGAGAGCTGGCAACACCACAGTGACAGAAAGTAAACTTCAGAAACCGAAGACCAGATCTTTAGAAGAAAAGCAAGTGAAGCTCGCAGTCACAGGCAACACACAAGTTGATGATTTGCAAGAGCAAGACACCGATTTCTTAGATATGGATGATATTTATGGAGACAGCCATGCCAAGAAGTCTGAACTTGCTCGGCGGAACAAGAAGGTTTTGACCGACAGTGATGTCGAAAACCAAAAGTCAGGGCATCCCCTGGACCAGCAGGACGGCCATCATATCAGATACAACAAGCTGCTTGAGAAGGAAAACATCAAAACAGATGAAACCAAGAAGAAGAGCAATACCGTTGGGCACTTGGAAAAGATCTCCAAAGACAGCTTAAGCGATGTCAACCTAGAAGGAGCGGTACAAGGGATGGCTGGTGCTGCTGGTGTGAAGCCCAAGGTGCCTGTAAATGATGATTTGCAGCAAAACAAGAAGCCGAAGAACAAAAAGTCCAAAtccaagaagaagatgatgatggatACTGCAACTGTTAATGGTGATGGAGAAGTTGCAAAAGGGAGGTAGGTAGAGACCACATTGGCCCCCGACTGTTTTGAACCTAAAAAAGGTTACTCTGATAGAGGACTAGAACAGAACAAATGCCATTTCCATatgtcgaaatacaatcgagaaTTGAAGGCTGTAAtgttttcgagcaattgatactcTAATATTTTTACACTTTGTCTTGTGTTGACAAAGCAATTTTGCAGACGGTACATTATAAGGTTTGCACAACACTAGACTAAATTTGTTTTCAAGTGCTGTATATCATTAATTCCGCCCATTTGATTTCGCAAGCAAGAATGTCATGACCCCGTCTGGACAAGCAATATGGTAGCTCAGAACTATAAACATGCATGTCGTGAGTACATAACAAGTTATAGTGTCAGAGCAAGCTTAATACAAGATGCAGTGCAACACTAAGCAGCTGCAAAGAGGTGAGCATAATCAATCAAACAGCTATTCAGAACTGGGAAGGAATATAGCATCAAGTAACTGCAAGCATATATCCACATGGGAAATGCAAAAACTGCAATGCAGGATGAGTAAAGTACAAACTAACCGCGTAATTCTGCAGCTCGGATGCCATATCCTCTCGGCGGcgcacgagcaccgccgctggcaCCTAAGGGCGTCTCCAACGGCAATTCCCCCCTTCCCCCATAATGCCTGTCCGGGAGCTTCTTGGCAGTGTCCGGGCATCCCTCGGTTGTcttcaaaaaagaagaagaagaaaaacattgTACCCAACGGCAATCCCCAAACTATTCGCACATTTGTCAGTGCATTTCATCGAACAGGTTGGGTGCACTAGTGCGGTGGAGGCCGACAGCCGTGGTTGCCACACCCTCGCGAGGGCGGCTTGAGGCGCTTGACGCTATCCTCCAGCATGGCCGGCGGGGTGGGCGGCGCCGGGGAGTACCCTCGTCTCTGCATGGTGGCCGCGG
Coding sequences within:
- the LOC123445619 gene encoding MAR-binding filament-like protein 1 codes for the protein MESSGLRKRVADMMDGSKYKPKGYGMASAGQRLPCALLLLLVLAAGALSVVVMHKVREQRAFAVVLKERDVQAVSLRILLQKEKAYGKETKRKAEEMKATMSSLRTQKTDLKTKLKALEATTTILKNTQKELEASLKERESRISQMEGKAANLHSTRKALETSLKERENRIKQMQDKVTSLEKTMKEQELSLKARDSRIRQLEEKATAEPHPDQMAALMEILQRKEAELEEIKTRFQDNRTTDRKVVSRKSTLARTNPTTPAVVVAEKVTNSSRNSTIRAGSEEKRAGNTTVTESKLQKPKTRSLEEKQVKLAVTGNTQVDDLQEQDTDFLDMDDIYGDSHAKKSELARRNKKVLTDSDVENQKSGHPLDQQDGHHIRYNKLLEKENIKTDETKKKSNTVGHLEKISKDSLSDVNLEGAVQGMAGAAGVKPKVPVNDDLQQNKKPKNKKSKSKKKMMMDTATVNGDGEVAKGR